Below is a genomic region from Streptomyces sp. RPA4-2.
GCTTTGGACGCGGAGGGGGACGCGCCCACGGGGGTGTCGGAGGCCGATGCCTGGGTGCTGAGACCGGCGGCCACGGTGCTCAGGAGCAGCGCCGCGGACAGGCCGGCGCGCAGAATTGTCGTGCGTCTCAAGGGAGTTGCCTTTCGTCGTTCCGTCATGGGGGAGTGGAGCGGAAGGGCATGCTGAGAGCGCTCTCAGAGACGTGCGACGCCGAGGTTAGCGACCGGGCGCGTGGAGGTCCATACCAAAGACCGTCATCATGTGGGCGGCCACCCCGTCGGTCATCGCCGTCAGCCCGACCGCTGGGGCCGGCCGGGCCGGGGGTGTTACTCACTTTCGGGTGAGGGATGGGGTGGCGCGGAGGGTGGCGTTTGGGGTGGAGTCCAGTGTTTTTGGGGGATTGTGGCGTCAATTTGGTGATGTAGGGGATACGTGCAGGATGCAGTCGAGGATCACGGCCTTGTCGTTGATCGGTAATGCCGTGCGGGTGCTGGGCTCGGGTGGCGTGGTGGGGCGCGAGAGTGTGGTTCTCGGCCAGCGGGCCGGGACTCAAACTCGCGGATCCTCATGTGTGGTCCGCCTGTTCCCTCTAGGGGGCGTTCGTGTCTGTTTCACGGTCTGTGATGGTTCGTCGTGCTGCTGCGGCCGCGGTGGCTGCCGGTGTGGTGGTGGGTGTGGCGGCGCTGCCGGCGTCGGCGGACCAGGGGCGGTTCCCGCACCGTGCGCAGGTGCAGATCAGTCGCGTGCAGTACGACTCCCCGGGCTGGGACTCGGGGAGCAACGCGTCGTTGAACAAGGAGTGGGTGGAGGTCACCAACACGGGGCGTTCGGGCGTGAACCTGAACGGCTGGACGCTGTCGGGCCGTGACGGCCGCGCGTACGTCTTCCACCTGCGTCTGGGAGGCCGCGAGACGGTGCGGGTGCACACGGGAGTGGGGCGTGACGCGCGCCGTGACGTGTACCAGGACCGCCGTGGCTACGCCTGGGACAACCGCGCGGACACCGCGACGTTGCGCAACGACCACCGTCGTCTGATCGACGTGGTGACGTGGGGCCGTGGACACGGCGGCCGCGGACACGAAGCCCCCGGCGGTCACAACGGGCGGGGACACGGCGCTCCCGGTGGGCACAACGGCCGTGGTCACGAGGCTCCGGGTGGGCACAACGGGCGCGGACACGGCGCCCCCGGTGGGCACAACGGCCGTGGTCACGAGGCTCCGGGCGGGCACAACGGCCGTGGTCACGAGGCTCCGGGCGGACACAACGGTCGCGGTCACGAGGGCCCGGGCGGACACAACGGTCGCGGTCACTAGGGTCCGGGCGGACGCCTTCGTCGCTGACACCATCAGGAGATGGCGAGGCATCGAGCGCCGGTCGGCGCTCGCGGGCCGGTGCGTGCGTGGGCACGCACCGGCCCTCAACAGGTCCTGCACCCTGTTCGGACAGAGAGTCTGTCGTGGATCACGCGGCGGGGCGCGGGGTTGTCGACAGGGCACCGCCCCGCGCGCCACCTGATCCGAACGAACCGTCGACGCACGGATCGACGACCGGTGGAAAGCGTTTGTTCGAGCGGGATGAAACGCGGTCCCTCACCGTGGTGAATGGCGTGACCTCCGCCCTTCAGGAGGCGGACGGAGCCGGGCCCCGGGAGAGCCGGCGGCCCGGTGCCCTATTCGGCCCAGGGCTGGAAGCCCGTGTCGATCACGGCCTTGAGGGACGTGCGCAGCCGGGCTGCCTCGTCGGTGCCGAAGCTCTCCTCGAACCGGGCTTGCACGGCCTTCCACAGGGGGAGCGCCGCCTTCAGCCGGGAGAGGCCGTCCGGTGTGATGGCGGCGATCCGCGCACGACGGTCGGCCGCCGACGGCTCGACGGTCACCAGCCCCTCCCGCGCGAGCGGCTTGAGGTTCGAGGCCATCGTCGTACGGTCCATGGCGATCGTGTCCGCGAGGCCGGTGATCGTCATCTCGCCGTGCGCACTCAGCCTCTGCAGGATGCTGAACTGCGTGGCTCGGAGGCCGACGGGGGCCAGGGCCTTGTCGTACGTCGCCCCCAGGTATCGGGCCGCCTTGCGCAGTGCCAGGTTGTTGCACTGGTCGGCGACGCTCGTCGACGTAGGGGTCATGATCTCCTCCTGAGGTCCCCGTCCATCGTACGAGTTCATGCTCCTATCGACGGGCGGCCCGGCGGCCCGAGGGCTCTGGGGGAGGTGCCGGTCCGAGGGGTGCGTGCTTGCCGTTCCGCAAATACGAGCATAAGCTCCTAATCATCGGTGTGGCGTGCCCGTCCACCTGATCCGTTCCCGCGCCCTCTCCCCAGAAAGCCCCGCCATGGAATCCCCCGTCGGAGCCGCGCCCGAGCGTGAGCAGATACGTTCGACAGTGGCCGAGCCGTCCCGGCCGCCCCGCTCCCGCCACCCCCGGCCGCCGGTGAGGGCCTGGCTCCAGCCGTGATCTCCCTGGTCGTCGCGGCGGCCTTCATCTCCTGCTACGTCGGCCTGCAGCGTGATCCGCAGCCGCATCGGGTCCCGATCGCCGTCGCCGCATCTGTCCAGCCGGGAGCGATACACGAAGCCCTCGGCGACACCGTCGAGGTGCACCCGGCCGCCGACGCCGGCGCCGCGCGCCGGGCGGTGGAGGACCACGACGTCGTCGCCGCGCTGAGCGCGGACGGTCCGGACGGGCTGCGCCTGGAGATCGCCGGAGCCGACGGCACGTCCACCACTTCGGCCGTGAAGACACTCGTAGGCGCCTACGCCCACGGGGCGGGCAAGCACGTCACCACCGAGGACGTCGTCCCCTTCGCGCACTTCGACACCAGGGGGCTGGCCGGCTTCTACATGGCCTTCGGTGTGACCCTGTCCGGCTTCGTCCTCGGCTCGAACGCGCTCGGGCTGGCGGGGCTTCTGCACCTGCGCCACCGGTTCTGGCTGCTGGCGGGCGCCTCCGTGGCCATCGGCACCCTCGCCGCGATCATCGCGGGCCCCGTTCTCGGGGCGGTCCCCGCCCCGGTCGCCCCGCTGGTCGTCACCCTCACGCTGCTGGCGGCCGCGGCGGCCTTCACCACCAAACTGCTGGGCACCTACCTCGGCCCCGTGGGGGTCCCCGTCGCCACCCTTCTGCTCCTCACCGTCGGCAACGCGACCAGTGGTGCCACCATCGGCGCCGATCTGCTGCCCACCGCGGCCCGGTCCGTCTCCGCGCTGCTGCCCCCTGGCGCCGCCGTCCGCGCCGTCACCGATCTGAGCTACTTCGACGGCGCGCACGCCGCGGGTCCCGTGATCACGCTCGCACTGTGGGCCTGCGTCGCGGCGCTCCTGCTCGCCCTGCGCCCCCGTCTGACGCGACAGCGCGCCCATGGCGCCGCCTGAAAGCCGTCAGGCCGGTCACGGTCACCCCGTCGCCGCCCGCCCCGACCGCACCTCGGGGCGGGCGGGCCCCACGCGAGGGTCGGCGGGGCGGAGCCTCCCCGGCAAGCGAGGCTCCGTGGGCCTCCATAGATTGGGGGAGGAGGACGGGAGAGGTACGGGACACTCCCCCCGGATCGGCTCGACCACCCACCCCCACCCACCCCGTCACGCGCCCGCCCACTGATGCGCCAGGAGGCCGACCGATGACCGCCAACGACCTAGTTCTCATCGCCAACGCCGGTGACGTGGGCCGCGGGGTCCTCGACCAGCTGCGCGCACAGGACGTACCCGTCCGCGTACTGGTCCGCCACGACGACGACCGCGCGGCCGGGCTGCGCGCCCTCGGAGCCGAGGTCGTCGTCGGTGACCTGACCCGGCCGGAGAGCGTCGCCGCCGCGCTGCGGGGCGTCGGGAAGATGTACTTCGCGATGCCCGTGTCGCCGGACCACCTGCTGGCGACGACCGTGGTGGCCACCGTGGCCCGCGACTGCGCGGAGCTGGACGTGCTGGTCGGCATGTCGCAGATGACGGTCTCGCAGATGACCGCCACCAGCACCGCGGAGTCGGACCAGCAGCGGCTGCACTGGCTGGGCGAGCAGGTGCTGAACTGGTCGGGCCTGCCGGTGGTGCACATCCGCCCCACGTCGTTCCTGGACAACCCTCTCTTCACCACGCTGGCGGCACGGTCCATCCGCGAGAACGGCACCATCGCGCTGCCCTTCGGCACCGGGCGCACCTCACCGGTCGCCGTCGTCGACGTCGCGCGAGTGGTCGCCGCGGTCCTCCTCGATCCACCTCCGCACATCGGCCACGTCTACGAGTTGACCGGTCCCCGCTCGATGGACATGACCGAGATGGCCGAGGAGTTCTCGCGAGCACTTGGGCGTCCGGTGTCCTACGTGGACGTGCCGCTGGACCGGTGGCGGGCCGACGTGCTCGCCCGGGCGGGCCTGCCGCCGCACACCGAACAGCACATCGCCACCATGGCCCGACTGCACCACGAGAACCGCTACGACCGGACATCCGACGACGTCGAACGTCTGACGGGGGTACCCGCCCAGTCGGTCGAGGCGTTCGTGGCCGCGCACAAGGACCTCTACCTGGGCTGACCTGCTACGGGCCGTCGGCCCGGGGCGCTCGCGGAGGGAGCGACGGAGTGTCACCCGCACGGCGGAGGACGCCGGACGCGACTGTCGACCGAACAGCGAATACGAACCAATCCGTACACAATGACTCGCACGTACGGTGTAATCACCCTGGTCTGGGTCGTATCTGCTGACTGGGGGCGAGGCTGTGGGCGTGCTGGTGGTGCAGCACCTGCGGGAGGAAGGCCCGTACGCGGTGGGCGAGGCGCTGGCGGCCGCGGGGCTGCGGATGCGGCCCTGCCGGGTGTGGGCAGGGGATCCGTTGCCCGAGAACCTGGCCGGAGTCGAGGCGCTCGTGGTGATGGGCGGCCCGATGGCCGCGTACAGCGATGCCGGCTTTCCCACCCGAGATGCCGAACTCGAGCTGCTGCGCGCGGCGTTGGCCGCCGAGGTGCCGGTGCTCGGGGTGTGCCTGGGTGCGCAGTTGCTGGCGGTGGCGGCGGGTGGCACGGCCCGTACGGGGTCCGGGGCGCAGGTGGGCTGGGGCGAAGTGCGGACGCGTGCGGCGGCGGCCAGGGATCCACTGTTCACGGGCACGCCCGAGCGGCTGCGCGTGCTGCACTGGCATACCGACACCATGGAACTGCCGCCCGGGGCAGTTCCGTTGGCGTCCTGCGCACGGTATCCGGCGCAGGCCTTCCGCGTGGGTGGGGCCGCGTGGGGCCTCCAGTTCCACCTGGAGGCCGACGAGGCGGCCGTGGACGCGTTCGTGGCGGCGTTCCCGGAGGAGGCCGCCACCACTCCGGGGCTGCGGGAGGCCGCGCAGGTCGAGCTGGCCGCACTGGCCCCGCACCGGGACCGGGTGTTCGGGAGGTTCGCGGCGCTGGTGGCCGCGCGGGCCGAACGCACCGCGACCCGGACCTTCTTCACTCCGAAGGCCGCTGCCTGGGAGACCCGCTTCGCCGCCGACGGCCCGCGATACGAGGCGGCCGTCGCCCGCCTGGGACTGAGCCCCGGCCAGACGGCCCTGGACCTGGGCTGCGGCACCGGACGTGCCCTGCCGGCCCTGCGCGCGGAGGTGGGCGACAAGGGGACGGTACTGGGCGTGGACGTCACCCCGGCCATGCTCGTGACCGCCGCCCGCGAGGGCCGCGCCGGCCGCGCCCGCCTGCTGCTCGCCGACTGTCATCGGCTGCCGCTGCCGCCCGGGGCGGCGGACGGGATCTTCACCGCCGGGCTGCTCGACCACCTCCCCGACCCGACGACCGCCCTGCGCGAATGGGCGAGGGTCACCGCGCCGGGCGGCGCGCTGCTCCTGTTCCACCCCTCGGGCCGCGCCGAACGAGCCCGCCGCCACGGCCGCCCGCTGAGCCCCGACGACCCGCTGGGCGAGCCGAACCTGCGGCCCCTGCTGGACGGCAGCGGCTGGCAACTGGACCGCTACGAGGACGCCTCCGCGTACTTCCTGGCCCGCGCCGTCCGCACCTGCTGAGGCGCCGGCGGCGACTGCGCCCACGACGGCGGGCGGAACACACGGCGGGCGGAACACACGACGGCCGGAACACACGACGGCCGGAACACACGACGATGGGAGACATATGACCGACGAGACCACCCGTGCCGCACGACTGCTGGACGCCCAGGCCAAGGCCGCCCGGCTCTTCGCCGAGATCGAGGCGAGGGGGGCTGATCGCACCGGGTGAGGGCGAGCGAGCGGTCAGCGACCGGATCCGTGACCTGGCGAACGACCTGTTCGGGCCGACGCGCCCCTGGCACAAGCGCATCGTCCGCTCCGGACCGAACACCCTCCACCCCTACCGGGAGAATCCCCCGGACCGGGTCATCGGGCGGGACGACATCGCCTTCGCGGACTTCGGCCCGCTCTTCGAGGAGTGGGAGGCCGACTTCGGCCGCACCTTCGTGCTCGGCGACGACCCCGTCAAGCGCCGGCTGCGCGACGACCTGCCGGAGGTCTTCGCGGCGGGCCGCCGCGTCTTCGAGGCCGACCCGGGCATCACCGGCGCCCGCCTGTACGCCGAGATCCGGCGGCTGGCCACCGAACGCGGCTGGGAACTGGGCGGGTGGCACGCCGGACATCCGGTGGGCGAGTTCCCGCACGAGAAGATCGACGGCGCCGACATCGAGTCGTACATCGCCCCGGGGAACGACACCCCGCTACGGCGGCCCGACCGTGCCGGACGCGTCTGCCACTGGATCCTGGAGATCCACCTCGTCGACCGCGAGCGCGGCTTCGGCGGCTTCTACGAGGAACTCCTCGACCTCGGCTGACCTGAGACAACCGCCACACCGGGCTGTCTCACCATGTGACTCTGGCATTTGACATTAGATCCTCTTATGGATGATAAAGAAGTTGCTTTGGCCATTCATGTGCGCCGCGGGACCCTCGCGGCGTGAGGCCGGCGACCCGTCCAAGTGAATGAGTCCCTCCGTGTCCCACTCCCTCGCTGACCAGCCCCCCGCCGACGCCGTCGGACAGTGGCACGCGTGGCGCGCCGAGCGTCACCAGGCCCTCACCTCGCCGGCCGGGAACCTCGCCCTCGTCGAGACCCGCTGGCTCCCCGCCGGCGCGGACCCGGACACGGAGAAGGCGGCGGCCGGTCAGCCGGACACCGTGACGGTCACCGCGCTGCGGCGAATCGATCTCGTCACCGGCGGGTCCGAGGACGGCCTGCGCTTCTGGGACGCGGACGCGCCCGCCATCCGCCACTTCGACCGGGTCGACGCCTTCCCCTACGACCCCGCCTGGGTGCTGCACGCGACCTACACGCCCGTGTCCGGTGCCCGGCGTGTGTCGTTCGAGCACATCAGGGACAACGGCGGCAGCCGCGACCTGGTCGTCCCCGGCGACATCACCCTCACCGTCGACGGCCGCGATTACACCCTCAGCGCCTTCGACGACGACGGCACCCTTCTGCTCGTCTTCGGCGATCCCACCAACGGGGACACCACATACGGCGCCGGCCGCTTCCTCTTCGTACAGCGCACGGAGGACGAGCACCGCGTCCTCCTCGACTTCAACCGCGCCTTCGTACCGCCCTGCGGATTCTCGGATCAGTACAACTGTCCGATGCCGCCGCGGCAGAACCGCTTCCACCTGCCCGTCGAGGCGGGCGAGAAGCTCCCCGTCTTCCGCGCCGGCTTCGCCGCGCAGCACTGACCGTCCCGCAGCCTCCCGCACCGCAGCACGAAAGCGCCTCCTCACCATGAGCATCAAGAAGACCTCCCTGTACGGCACCGCGACGGCGGCCACCCTCGCCCTGGCCCTGACCGCCTGCGGCGGCTCCGGCTCGGGCGGCGGTGCCACGGGCGGCTCCTACGACAAGAACGCCACCGTCAACATCGGCTCCCTCTACGAGCCGCAGAACCTCGACAACACCGCGGGCGGCGGCCAGGGCGTCACCGAGGCCCTCAACGGCAATGTCTACGAGGGGCTGTTCAAGCTCACCGACGACGGCAAGGTGGAGAAGCTCCTCGCCCAGGACTACAAGGTCAGCGGCGACGGACTCACGTACACCTTCACGCTGCGCGACGGCGTGAAGTTCCACAGCGGTAAGGCGCTCACCAGCCAGGACGTCAAGTACAGCCTGCAGAAGGTGCTCGCGGACGACTCCCAGTCCGCCCGCAAGAGCAACCTCGAGGTCGTCAAGGACATCGCCACCCCCGACCCGCGGACCGTCAAGGTCACGCTGTCGAAGAAGTCGATCTCCTTCGTCTACAACCTCTCCTACGTCTGGATCATCAACTCCCAGGCCAAGAACCTGAAGACGACCGAGGACGGAACCGGTCCGTACAAGCTGGGCAAGTGGACGCGCGGCTCCGCCCTCGGCCTGGACCGGTACGCCGGCTACTGGGGCCACGCGGCCAGCAACCAGCAGGTCGTCTTCCACTACTACAAGGACGCCACGGCACTCAACAACGCGCTGCTGACCAACGCCGTCGACGTGGTCACCAGCGAACAGTCGCCCGACGCCCTGGACCAGTTCAAGAGCAACCAGAACTACAAGGTCAACGACGGCAACTCCACCACCAAGCTGCTGCTCGCCTTCAACGACAAGGCCAAGCCCTTCACGAACGTCAAGGTGCGCCAGGCCGTGTCCTCCGCCATCGACGACAAGAAGCTGCTGGAGTCGGTGTGGGCCGGCTACGGCAAGCTCATCGGCTCGATGGTGCCGCCCACCGACCCCTGGTACGAGGACCTCACCAAGGTCAACGCCTACGACCCGACGCACGCCAAGCAGCT
It encodes:
- a CDS encoding lamin tail domain-containing protein, giving the protein MQISRVQYDSPGWDSGSNASLNKEWVEVTNTGRSGVNLNGWTLSGRDGRAYVFHLRLGGRETVRVHTGVGRDARRDVYQDRRGYAWDNRADTATLRNDHRRLIDVVTWGRGHGGRGHEAPGGHNGRGHGAPGGHNGRGHEAPGGHNGRGHGAPGGHNGRGHEAPGGHNGRGHEAPGGHNGRGHEGPGGHNGRGH
- a CDS encoding MarR family winged helix-turn-helix transcriptional regulator, encoding MTPTSTSVADQCNNLALRKAARYLGATYDKALAPVGLRATQFSILQRLSAHGEMTITGLADTIAMDRTTMASNLKPLAREGLVTVEPSAADRRARIAAITPDGLSRLKAALPLWKAVQARFEESFGTDEAARLRTSLKAVIDTGFQPWAE
- a CDS encoding NAD(P)H-binding protein, with the protein product MTANDLVLIANAGDVGRGVLDQLRAQDVPVRVLVRHDDDRAAGLRALGAEVVVGDLTRPESVAAALRGVGKMYFAMPVSPDHLLATTVVATVARDCAELDVLVGMSQMTVSQMTATSTAESDQQRLHWLGEQVLNWSGLPVVHIRPTSFLDNPLFTTLAARSIRENGTIALPFGTGRTSPVAVVDVARVVAAVLLDPPPHIGHVYELTGPRSMDMTEMAEEFSRALGRPVSYVDVPLDRWRADVLARAGLPPHTEQHIATMARLHHENRYDRTSDDVERLTGVPAQSVEAFVAAHKDLYLG
- a CDS encoding methyltransferase domain-containing protein yields the protein MLVVQHLREEGPYAVGEALAAAGLRMRPCRVWAGDPLPENLAGVEALVVMGGPMAAYSDAGFPTRDAELELLRAALAAEVPVLGVCLGAQLLAVAAGGTARTGSGAQVGWGEVRTRAAAARDPLFTGTPERLRVLHWHTDTMELPPGAVPLASCARYPAQAFRVGGAAWGLQFHLEADEAAVDAFVAAFPEEAATTPGLREAAQVELAALAPHRDRVFGRFAALVAARAERTATRTFFTPKAAAWETRFAADGPRYEAAVARLGLSPGQTALDLGCGTGRALPALRAEVGDKGTVLGVDVTPAMLVTAAREGRAGRARLLLADCHRLPLPPGAADGIFTAGLLDHLPDPTTALREWARVTAPGGALLLFHPSGRAERARRHGRPLSPDDPLGEPNLRPLLDGSGWQLDRYEDASAYFLARAVRTC
- a CDS encoding DUF1684 domain-containing protein — its product is MSPSVSHSLADQPPADAVGQWHAWRAERHQALTSPAGNLALVETRWLPAGADPDTEKAAAGQPDTVTVTALRRIDLVTGGSEDGLRFWDADAPAIRHFDRVDAFPYDPAWVLHATYTPVSGARRVSFEHIRDNGGSRDLVVPGDITLTVDGRDYTLSAFDDDGTLLLVFGDPTNGDTTYGAGRFLFVQRTEDEHRVLLDFNRAFVPPCGFSDQYNCPMPPRQNRFHLPVEAGEKLPVFRAGFAAQH
- a CDS encoding ABC transporter substrate-binding protein, whose translation is MSIKKTSLYGTATAATLALALTACGGSGSGGGATGGSYDKNATVNIGSLYEPQNLDNTAGGGQGVTEALNGNVYEGLFKLTDDGKVEKLLAQDYKVSGDGLTYTFTLRDGVKFHSGKALTSQDVKYSLQKVLADDSQSARKSNLEVVKDIATPDPRTVKVTLSKKSISFVYNLSYVWIINSQAKNLKTTEDGTGPYKLGKWTRGSALGLDRYAGYWGHAASNQQVVFHYYKDATALNNALLTNAVDVVTSEQSPDALDQFKSNQNYKVNDGNSTTKLLLAFNDKAKPFTNVKVRQAVSSAIDDKKLLESVWAGYGKLIGSMVPPTDPWYEDLTKVNAYDPTHAKQLLAEAGYAKGFTFTLDTPNYDPHPTAATFIKSQLAKVGITVKINTITPDEWYTKVYKNHDFTATLQEHVNDRDLVWYGNPDFYWGYDNKQVTQWVEQAEEASTAAEQTALLKKVNEQTAKDAASDWLYLYPQIVVASSKLSDYPLNGLNSQFYAYDIKKKG